The Pseudomonadota bacterium genome has a segment encoding these proteins:
- a CDS encoding class I SAM-dependent methyltransferase: protein MSETIKSYADIVFHRKIGELIKKLSENKEDIRDIAKHEIKWNKTRTMLDLGCGYGWFEEVLEDGLDLVFGIDCLNENKAGFLRASKRIAKEVMFEKMQLPLPIEMPSDSFDLIVSAYSLYFFPGVMPEVKRLLCPEGIFLVITHSESMLKEGEDFFDFRNLREVIRHFSAENGETILKRYFSRVTSIDYPNALLFTKNDSGHLAQYIDFKKEFISKDVNPEVVREKMLEELKKKGIVKLNKDDRIFIARK, encoded by the coding sequence ATGAGCGAAACGATAAAAAGCTATGCCGATATTGTATTTCACAGGAAAATAGGCGAGCTTATCAAGAAGCTTTCCGAAAACAAGGAAGACATACGGGACATAGCAAAGCACGAAATCAAATGGAACAAGACCCGTACCATGCTTGATCTCGGATGTGGTTACGGCTGGTTTGAAGAGGTGCTGGAAGATGGGCTCGATCTTGTTTTTGGCATTGACTGTCTCAACGAGAACAAAGCGGGGTTTTTAAGGGCATCCAAAAGAATTGCAAAGGAAGTAATGTTTGAGAAGATGCAACTGCCGTTGCCAATCGAAATGCCTTCAGACTCATTTGATTTGATTGTGTCGGCATACTCGCTCTATTTTTTCCCCGGAGTAATGCCTGAAGTGAAAAGACTCCTTTGTCCTGAGGGGATATTTCTGGTCATAACCCATAGCGAATCCATGCTCAAAGAAGGAGAAGATTTCTTTGATTTCAGAAATTTAAGAGAGGTTATCAGACATTTTTCCGCAGAAAACGGCGAGACCATTTTAAAAAGGTATTTCAGCAGAGTAACATCGATTGATTACCCGAACGCTTTGCTGTTCACAAAAAACGATAGCGGCCATCTTGCACAATACATAGATTTTAAAAAGGAATTTATATCAAAGGATGTTAACCCGGAGGTTGTCAGGGAAAAGATGCTGGAAGAATTGAAAAAAAAGGGCATCGTGAAACTTAATAAGGATGACAGGATTTTTATAGCGAGAAAATGA
- a CDS encoding zinc ribbon domain-containing protein yields MPIYEYWCEVCKKTSSFLLLRATEEVAPYCKVCGGKDVKRRISRVALPRGEERMMERLLNPSRFSDLDENNPSSIERAVRRMGKELGEELGGDFEESMGEALGSVANPEDGL; encoded by the coding sequence ATGCCGATCTATGAATATTGGTGCGAAGTATGTAAAAAAACATCCTCATTTCTCCTGCTAAGGGCTACCGAAGAGGTTGCACCTTATTGCAAGGTCTGCGGGGGCAAGGACGTAAAAAGACGTATTTCCCGTGTAGCTCTTCCAAGGGGCGAAGAAAGGATGATGGAAAGGCTCCTTAACCCTTCCCGATTTTCTGACCTTGATGAGAACAACCCATCAAGCATTGAGCGTGCCGTGAGGAGAATGGGAAAAGAACTCGGGGAAGAACTTGGCGGGGACTTCGAGGAATCCATGGGAGAGGCCCTGGGTAGCGTCGCTAACCCCGAAGACGGCCTCTAA
- a CDS encoding L-threonylcarbamoyladenylate synthase: MIIEWDPARPKKKTTQLIKETLINGGIIAYPTDTFYGMGCDLFNIKAIRKLYLMKRLNEKRALSIICRDFKDVSTYAVMSNFAFEVLKGCLPGPYTFILKARKIMPKLLMTVKKEVGIRIPDHPVPVGVADMIDRPVINTSARLAGGEAFTDPRDIEKAFRGSVDIVIDGGIVISDPSTLISLVEDKVEILREGKGPLRGRLRG; the protein is encoded by the coding sequence ATGATTATAGAATGGGATCCGGCAAGACCGAAAAAGAAAACCACCCAACTCATAAAAGAAACGCTCATCAATGGTGGAATTATAGCGTATCCGACAGATACGTTTTACGGCATGGGATGCGACCTCTTTAATATAAAGGCCATAAGGAAGCTCTACCTGATGAAAAGACTTAATGAAAAAAGGGCACTGAGCATCATATGCAGAGATTTTAAAGACGTAAGCACATATGCTGTTATGAGCAACTTTGCCTTCGAAGTTCTCAAGGGGTGCCTTCCCGGGCCATACACGTTTATTCTTAAGGCAAGGAAGATCATGCCGAAGCTGCTTATGACTGTAAAAAAAGAAGTCGGGATAAGAATTCCCGACCACCCCGTTCCTGTCGGTGTCGCCGACATGATAGACAGGCCGGTAATAAATACCAGCGCAAGGCTTGCCGGGGGAGAAGCATTCACGGACCCGCGCGACATAGAAAAGGCATTCAGGGGCAGCGTAGACATAGTCATAGATGGCGGCATTGTGATAAGCGATCCGTCAACCTTAATAAGCCTTGTCGAAGACAAAGTGGAGATACTGCGTGAAGGCAAGGGTCCGCTTAGAGGCCGTCTTCGGGGTTAG